GTCGATGTTCATGTCCGGCTACTCGGATCAAGGCGGAGAGAGCGGCGCCGATAACATCTTGTACAAGCCGTTCGAGTTCCCGGAGCTTGGCCGGCGATTGCGCGCGATTCTGGACGCCGCCCCGAAAGCTGAGGACTCACTCGAATCTAACCGCGGAAGTAGTGCTGCGTAGTTGCGCAACCGGGGCAGTCGAAACCCTGCCCCAACCTGCGTGTCTTGTGCCTAGCTGCGCCTCTGAGGCAAAGTGCGAAAACCCTTGGGCGCTACCCCAATTTGGTCACGGCTTCCCTCACCAGCTTCCACGCAGTTTGCAGGTCCTCTCGCGTTGTTCCCAGGTTGCCAACTGCAACTCGCAGCACGTATTTCCCGTTCAGGGCCGTGTGCGAAATGTATATCTTTCCCGAGGCGTTTACGGCGTCGAGGATGGCTTTGTTCTCGTCGCCGGTGCCGCGATAGCGGAAGCAGACGACAGAGAAAAGGACAGGCGCGGAGAGTTCAAAACGTGGATCGGACTGTACCCAGTCGGCGAATTCACCGGCGAGGGCTATGTGCTTGCGGACGATCTGCTGGATGCCTTCGCGTCCGAAGTAGCGCAGGATGAACCAGAGCTTGAGCGAGCGGAAGCGGTGGCCGAGGGGGACGCCGTAGTCCATCAGGTTGACGGCGCGTGGGTCCTCGGAGGCGCGAAGATACTCGGGTACGAGCGAGAAGGCGCGGCGCAGGATGTCCGGACGCCGGCAGTAGAAGGCGCTGAGGTCCATGGGCGTGAGCAGCCATTTATGCGGGTTCATTACGAGCGAGTGCGCGCGCTCGGCTCCGGCGAGAATGTGGCGGTACTCGGGCAAGATGGCGGCAGTGCCTGCATAGGCGGCGTCAATGTGCAGCCAGAGGTTGTGCCGTTCGGCGATGTCCGCGATCTCCGCGACAGGGTCAATGCTGGTGGTCGATGTAGTGCCGACGGTCGCAACTATGCAAAAAGGCTTTTTCCCGGCAGCGATGTCGTCCTCGATCATGCGTGCGAGCACGTCTGTGCGCATGCGGAATTCGGCGTCGACCGGGGCCTTGCGAACGTTTCGCTGTCCGATGCCGACGGCGATGGCGCCCTTCTCGATGGAGGAATGCGACTGCTCGGAGGTGTACATGACGAGTTCCGAGCGTGAGCCATCTTCACGGGCGGCGGGGTCGGCAAGTTCGCGTGCGGCGGCGATGGCGTGCATGCTGCTGACGGACGCTGTGTCGTAGATGATGCCGAAGAATTCAGGCGGGAGTCCCAGCCACTGGCGCAGCCATCCCAGCGTGACCTCTTCCAGTTCGGCAACAGCGGGAGAGGTCTTCCAGTGCAGGCCGTTGGTGTTGAGAGCGGCGGCGATCATTTCGCCGAGAATGCCGGGCGTGGAGCCGGTGGTACCGAAGTAGGCGAGGAAGCCGGGATGGTTCCAATGCGTGACGGCCGGCATGACGATGCGGCGGAAATCGGCGAGCATGGCTTCGAGCGGCTCGCCCTTTTCGGGTGCCGAGGCAGGCAGCGCGTCGACAAGGTCGCCGGGACGCAGGTTAGGCACGACGGGGTACTGGCGCGTGTCCTTCAGGAACTCGCAAATCCAATCGACCGTGCTGTGGCCGGCGCTGCGGAATTCTTCAACATAGGCATTCCAGTCGCGCTGCTCGGGAACAGCGGTGAAATCTCTCGTTGGCTGCGGTGCGGGGCGGGACTGAGACGTATCGCGCATGAAGTTCTCCCAGAGTTATGAAAGAGAATTCTACTCGCCGTGCCAGTGTGTGTGCCTTCAACTTCCGCGCAGGAGCTAGTAAACTCGCTTCGCCATGAAAGCGATGTTGCTGCACAAAGCGAGGCCGATAGAGGAGCATCCGCTGCGGCTGGAAGATGTTGCCCTGCCGGACCCTGCCGATGAGCAGGTGCGAGTGCGCGTTTCCGTTTGCGGGTTGTGTCGTACGGACCTGCACACGGTGGAGGGCGACCTAGCGTTGCCGAAGCTGCCGGTCGTGCCCGGTCATCAGGTGGTGGGCGTCGTGGACGCGGTGGGCAAGCGCGTGCGCACGCATAAAGAAGGTGACCGCATAGGCGTGCCCTGGCTGTACTGGACGTGCGGCGAGTGCACGTTCTGCCGCTCCGGGCGGGAAAACCTGTGCGAGCGCGCGAAGTTCACGGGATTGCACGCAAACGGCGGATATGCTGACGCCCTGGTGGTGGATGAGCGATTCGCGTTTCGGCTGCCGGATGCCTTCACGGATGAGAACGTTGCGCCGCTGTTGTGCGCGGGAGTAATTGGGTATCGGTCGTACAAGTTGAGCGGGATTTCGTCGGGCGGGCGGTTAGGCTTGTTCGGCTTCGGCGCGTCGGCCCACATCGTTCTGCAACTGGCGCGATTTCACAAGTGCGAGGTGCACGTATTCACCCGGACTGAATCGCATCGAAAGCTGGCGCGGGAACTGGGAGCGGCGTGGGTGGGTGGTGCCGATGAATCCTCATCGGCGGAGCTGGACAGCGCGATCGTCTTCGCGCCGGCTGGAAAGGTCGTCCCCGAAGCTCTGCGCCATGTGCGAAAAGGTGGAACGGTGGCGCTGGCTGGAATCGCTATGACGGAAATTCCGCCGATGGCATATTCGCTGCTGTATTACGAGAAAGTGCTGCGAAGCGCGGCGAACAGCACTCGCGACGATGTTCGGGAGTTTCTGCAGCTTGCCACAGACATACCAATAAGAACCGCGGTGCAGAGCTTTGCCCTCGAGGACGCGAATGAAGCGCTATCGGCGATGAAGCACAGCAGAATCGAAGGAGCAGGAGTGTTGCGCGTGAACAGATAGTGGCGGTCGAAAGCATCGCCGCAATATTTGAAACCAGATCAAACGT
This Clostridia bacterium DNA region includes the following protein-coding sequences:
- a CDS encoding pyridoxal-dependent decarboxylase — encoded protein: MRDTSQSRPAPQPTRDFTAVPEQRDWNAYVEEFRSAGHSTVDWICEFLKDTRQYPVVPNLRPGDLVDALPASAPEKGEPLEAMLADFRRIVMPAVTHWNHPGFLAYFGTTGSTPGILGEMIAAALNTNGLHWKTSPAVAELEEVTLGWLRQWLGLPPEFFGIIYDTASVSSMHAIAAARELADPAAREDGSRSELVMYTSEQSHSSIEKGAIAVGIGQRNVRKAPVDAEFRMRTDVLARMIEDDIAAGKKPFCIVATVGTTSTTSIDPVAEIADIAERHNLWLHIDAAYAGTAAILPEYRHILAGAERAHSLVMNPHKWLLTPMDLSAFYCRRPDILRRAFSLVPEYLRASEDPRAVNLMDYGVPLGHRFRSLKLWFILRYFGREGIQQIVRKHIALAGEFADWVQSDPRFELSAPVLFSVVCFRYRGTGDENKAILDAVNASGKIYISHTALNGKYVLRVAVGNLGTTREDLQTAWKLVREAVTKLG
- a CDS encoding zinc-dependent alcohol dehydrogenase family protein; amino-acid sequence: MKAMLLHKARPIEEHPLRLEDVALPDPADEQVRVRVSVCGLCRTDLHTVEGDLALPKLPVVPGHQVVGVVDAVGKRVRTHKEGDRIGVPWLYWTCGECTFCRSGRENLCERAKFTGLHANGGYADALVVDERFAFRLPDAFTDENVAPLLCAGVIGYRSYKLSGISSGGRLGLFGFGASAHIVLQLARFHKCEVHVFTRTESHRKLARELGAAWVGGADESSSAELDSAIVFAPAGKVVPEALRHVRKGGTVALAGIAMTEIPPMAYSLLYYEKVLRSAANSTRDDVREFLQLATDIPIRTAVQSFALEDANEALSAMKHSRIEGAGVLRVNR